A window of Methanobacteriaceae archaeon contains these coding sequences:
- a CDS encoding tryptophan--tRNA ligase, which yields MADLIDPWASFSLDYDKLVNQFGIAKVSDILSEIENPQRLMKRGVIFGHREFNEINKLIAQNKDFAVVTGMMPSGQMHIGHKMIVDQLKWYQEKGAMLSLPIADLESYAARGMSFEKGREIAVNEYLTNWIALGLDLEKDNVNVYLQSQNKALQDLAFKASSKTNFNQLKAIYGFTPSTNIAHIQAPLVQVADILLPQIEEFGGPKKVVVPVGIDQDPHIRLTRDIAQKLHEDLGFLTPASTYHRFLTGLTGDKMSSSKPSTAIYLNDEIKDAVKKVKSAKTGGRESLKEQQELGGEVDKCVIYEMLLYHFIDDDSELEKIRHECLDGTLRCGDCKVRTAGLMEKFMQDLKEKQVEAREIADTLL from the coding sequence GTGGCGGATTTAATAGATCCATGGGCATCATTTAGTTTAGATTATGATAAGTTGGTTAATCAATTTGGTATTGCGAAAGTTTCAGACATATTAAGTGAAATTGAAAATCCTCAAAGATTAATGAAAAGAGGAGTTATATTTGGGCACAGAGAATTTAATGAGATTAATAAATTAATAGCTCAAAATAAAGATTTTGCTGTTGTAACGGGTATGATGCCAAGTGGTCAAATGCATATTGGTCATAAAATGATTGTTGACCAGTTAAAATGGTATCAGGAAAAAGGAGCAATGTTATCTTTACCTATTGCAGATTTGGAATCATATGCTGCTCGTGGAATGAGTTTTGAAAAAGGCCGTGAAATAGCAGTAAATGAATACTTAACAAACTGGATAGCATTAGGTCTTGATTTAGAAAAAGATAATGTGAATGTATATTTACAATCACAAAACAAAGCTCTTCAGGACTTGGCTTTTAAAGCATCCAGTAAAACCAATTTCAATCAGCTTAAAGCTATTTATGGATTTACTCCATCAACAAATATTGCTCATATCCAAGCACCTTTAGTACAGGTTGCAGATATCCTTCTTCCTCAAATTGAAGAGTTTGGAGGTCCAAAAAAGGTTGTAGTTCCAGTAGGAATCGACCAAGACCCTCATATCAGATTAACAAGAGATATTGCTCAAAAACTTCATGAAGATTTAGGATTCTTAACTCCTGCATCTACTTACCACAGGTTCTTAACCGGATTAACCGGAGATAAAATGAGCAGTTCCAAACCATCTACTGCAATTTATCTTAATGATGAAATAAAAGATGCAGTTAAAAAAGTTAAATCTGCTAAAACCGGTGGTAGGGAAAGTCTTAAAGAACAGCAGGAATTAGGTGGAGAAGTCGATAAGTGTGTAATTTATGAAATGTTGTTATACCACTTTATTGATGATGACAGTGAACTTGAAAAAATCAGACATGAATGTTTAGATGGAACTTTACGCTGTGGAGATTGTAAAGTAAGAACTGCTGGGCTAATGGAAAAATTCATGCAAGATTTAAAAGAAAAACAAGTTGAAGCTCGTGAAATTGCTGATACTTTACTATAA
- the endA gene encoding tRNA-intron lyase has product MRGNLSNDIVSIKIEEGSKRPIALHEKSLFGKIESDSLNLSLIEACYLLEKGRLDIYEDDVECSVGYIIDLLKEQDFFGKYVVYRDLKDRGYVIKTGFKYGSDFRLYNRGRGPGQGHSDYLVKIIFENYEINALDFASYVRVSHGVNKKLLLAIVDDDFDITYYNIEWTRP; this is encoded by the coding sequence ATGCGTGGTAATTTATCAAATGATATTGTATCTATTAAAATTGAAGAAGGAAGTAAAAGACCAATTGCTTTACATGAAAAAAGTCTTTTTGGTAAAATTGAATCTGATTCATTAAATCTTTCTTTAATTGAAGCTTGTTACTTGTTAGAAAAAGGTCGTTTGGATATTTATGAAGATGATGTCGAGTGTAGTGTCGGCTATATCATTGATCTTTTAAAAGAACAGGACTTTTTTGGAAAATATGTTGTTTATCGTGATTTAAAAGACCGTGGGTATGTAATCAAGACTGGTTTTAAATATGGGTCTGATTTTAGATTGTATAACCGTGGAAGAGGACCTGGTCAAGGACATTCAGATTATTTGGTTAAAATTATTTTTGAAAATTATGAAATTAATGCTCTTGATTTTGCAAGTTATGTCAGAGTTTCTCACGGTGTTAACAAAAAATTGTTGTTAGCTATTGTTGATGATGATTTTGATATTACATACTATAATATCGAATGGACTAGACCTTAA